The Urbifossiella limnaea genome has a window encoding:
- a CDS encoding DUF4340 domain-containing protein: MPTDPNQPDAPRADHRSHAPMNFRFPAILFGIVAVVGLLLLWQSFTEPEDPTKSGDLILKALAGEKADAVAEVEVEKPDGSKVVLRRAGKDDWTVEAPPVKARADKAAVEGVVTAVLGLRAVQYGELRDNPAIHGLDKPLKVTLRTGDGKSETVSVGDVTVGGSKAVAFVSTADRPRPMAVAKASVDALLKDAGKGVGHAADLARWTADYRTKAVFAADSRASGDDVTALKLTRGGKELALTRNKAGTWEFAAPAGWGDAAGSPDTAAAPGSLTGVRPILAGLTGLAAGAADDFLDAPADLAQYGLNPGNPERVRVELKLRDGKTEVVFIGKKADVKKDEKKDAFAPAGGKLYVQLEGTPGVVRAAAVGLDGLAAVIDNPTPLRDRDLLRDDTKTRIDAVDVTTSGQTVQLRKGGADWKLAGGPNDPQAANQTVAKALLDLVSQARLVKEFPATTDAAFAAPAAEVKLYADALEANADPKAAPKLKAGVVPTVLVFGKKDAAGVWVRRIRPDGSKTDFVVPDKIKVGAAPTESDVLAAVTKTRFDYLDPALPGFSQFQATKLTISDGPTVKNEVEKEKTTGVAEPAWKYLKPDAMKGQTADAGSVGDLLNLLATQQAGRFVRELGDADKGKEKDIYLGYGLAAEAPRLKVVVGLDAPAPGNERVYYLGNETDDKQSVFARVEGRPVVFTVPKGIVADRLAGADLRDRTLVRFDASKLKRVQVRGWKDVTGGEMLVREFRKEGGTWVAKQPPGFSVDPPKVDDLVRAVQGLRVKDFREGGEHPDHRVNPEANGFEVTLEFDGAPTLVVSIGAEVEGGAARIARVITAGTPPRTQIMTVLPDALKSFRESAKSFAR, from the coding sequence ATGCCGACCGACCCGAACCAGCCGGACGCCCCGCGGGCCGACCACCGGAGCCATGCCCCGATGAACTTCCGCTTCCCCGCCATCCTGTTCGGGATCGTCGCGGTCGTCGGCCTGCTCCTCCTCTGGCAGTCGTTCACCGAGCCGGAAGACCCCACCAAGTCCGGCGACCTCATCCTGAAGGCCCTGGCCGGCGAGAAGGCCGACGCCGTGGCCGAGGTCGAGGTCGAGAAGCCCGACGGGAGCAAGGTCGTGTTGCGCCGGGCCGGCAAGGACGACTGGACGGTCGAGGCGCCGCCGGTCAAGGCCCGCGCCGACAAGGCCGCCGTCGAGGGCGTCGTGACCGCGGTCCTCGGCCTGCGGGCCGTCCAGTACGGCGAGCTGCGCGACAACCCGGCCATCCACGGGCTCGACAAGCCCCTCAAGGTCACGCTCCGCACCGGCGACGGCAAGAGCGAGACGGTCAGCGTCGGCGACGTGACCGTCGGCGGCAGCAAGGCCGTCGCGTTCGTGTCCACCGCCGACCGCCCGCGGCCGATGGCCGTGGCCAAGGCGTCCGTCGACGCCCTGCTGAAGGACGCCGGCAAGGGCGTCGGCCACGCCGCCGACCTGGCCCGGTGGACCGCCGACTACCGCACGAAGGCCGTGTTCGCCGCCGACAGCCGCGCCAGCGGCGACGACGTGACCGCCCTCAAGCTCACCCGCGGCGGCAAGGAATTGGCGCTGACCCGCAACAAGGCCGGCACCTGGGAGTTCGCCGCCCCCGCCGGCTGGGGCGACGCCGCCGGCTCCCCCGACACCGCCGCCGCCCCCGGCTCGCTCACCGGCGTCCGCCCCATCCTCGCCGGCCTCACCGGCCTCGCCGCCGGCGCGGCCGACGACTTCCTCGACGCCCCCGCCGACCTCGCGCAGTACGGCCTGAACCCCGGCAACCCGGAGCGCGTCCGCGTCGAGCTCAAGCTCCGCGACGGCAAGACGGAAGTGGTGTTCATCGGCAAGAAGGCCGACGTCAAGAAGGACGAGAAGAAGGACGCCTTCGCCCCGGCGGGCGGCAAGCTGTACGTGCAGCTCGAAGGCACGCCGGGCGTCGTCCGCGCCGCCGCCGTCGGCCTCGACGGGCTCGCCGCGGTCATCGACAACCCGACCCCGCTCCGCGACCGCGACCTGCTCCGCGACGACACGAAGACCCGCATCGACGCCGTGGACGTGACCACCAGCGGGCAGACGGTGCAGCTCCGCAAGGGCGGCGCCGACTGGAAGCTGGCCGGCGGCCCGAACGACCCGCAGGCCGCCAACCAGACGGTCGCCAAGGCGCTGCTCGACCTGGTGTCGCAGGCCCGGCTCGTGAAGGAGTTCCCGGCGACGACCGACGCCGCGTTCGCCGCCCCCGCCGCCGAGGTGAAGCTGTACGCCGACGCGCTCGAAGCCAACGCCGACCCGAAGGCGGCGCCGAAGCTCAAGGCCGGCGTCGTGCCGACGGTGCTCGTGTTCGGCAAGAAGGACGCCGCCGGCGTGTGGGTCCGCCGGATCCGGCCGGACGGCAGCAAGACCGACTTCGTCGTCCCGGACAAGATCAAGGTCGGCGCCGCCCCCACGGAGTCGGACGTGCTCGCGGCCGTGACGAAGACGCGGTTCGACTACCTCGACCCGGCACTCCCCGGCTTCTCGCAGTTCCAGGCGACGAAGCTGACGATCAGCGACGGGCCGACCGTCAAGAACGAGGTCGAGAAGGAGAAGACGACGGGCGTCGCGGAGCCGGCGTGGAAGTACCTGAAGCCGGACGCGATGAAGGGGCAGACGGCCGACGCCGGTAGCGTGGGCGACCTGCTGAACCTGCTGGCGACGCAGCAGGCGGGCCGGTTCGTCCGCGAGCTCGGCGACGCGGACAAGGGGAAGGAGAAGGACATCTACCTGGGCTACGGCCTGGCCGCCGAGGCGCCGCGGCTGAAGGTGGTGGTGGGGCTGGACGCCCCGGCCCCGGGGAACGAGCGGGTGTACTACCTGGGCAACGAGACGGACGACAAGCAGTCGGTGTTCGCCCGGGTGGAGGGGCGGCCGGTGGTGTTCACGGTGCCGAAGGGGATCGTGGCCGACCGGCTGGCCGGGGCCGACCTGCGCGACCGGACGCTGGTGCGGTTCGACGCCTCGAAGCTGAAGCGGGTGCAGGTCCGCGGGTGGAAGGACGTGACCGGCGGCGAGATGCTGGTCCGCGAGTTCCGCAAGGAGGGCGGCACCTGGGTGGCGAAGCAGCCGCCGGGGTTCAGCGTCGACCCGCCGAAGGTGGACGACCTGGTGCGGGCGGTGCAGGGGCTGCGGGTGAAGGACTTCCGCGAGGGCGGCGAGCACCCCGACCACCGGGTGAACCCGGAGGCGAACGGGTTCGAGGTGACGCTGGAGTTCGACGGCGCGCCGACGCTGGTGGTGTCGATCGGGGCGGAGGTGGAGGGCGGTGCGGCGCGGATCGCGCGGGTGATCACCGCGGGCACGCCGCCGCGGACGCAGATCATGACCGTGCTGCCGGACGCCCTGAAGTCGTTCCGCGAGAGCGCGAAGTCGTTCGCCCGCTGA
- a CDS encoding Gldg family protein, with translation MSADPTLPPAAARPGVLVEFVRTERANSAYALLVLAAAFLAGAVYYATQATKAGAAPETPAVDPLNPDAPPPPPPEVDNPKKGDYWFGCIGLGVGCLIAAGAGTTLLARVPPTGVAEQRSWTRGFVLVVGGLLGLTGFLLGMALLLKWNEGVVAAVQAYDTGGTATARAGARWLVMLVIGMIIAIGVVFLAIQPARAEERNNQTLRRLVYGGNLVLTTLLLFGSLLVLNVVFALKVPNMLDTTDSGFYTLSDATKKTVGSLAEPVTAYVILPDDNSREINDVRTLMYSAQEIGGGKFTPKFVSPVTDKAELQKLQEKFTKLDKTGVGVLLAVGEDGKRHEFIPATDLFKSDFQPGGAQKASFVGEAMLVQKLRFLSDADARPVVYFTQGNGELALAADAGAGFSKAEREASQLKTHLESYSLDVKPLELGTGAKAAVPADAKLVVVADPMTPLSDAAAKALKDFMGRPGPDGKKTGLVVLAEARPGAKDRKMAKTGLEGLLTEFNVRLGEQFVYSVPIPQYQIGPREATVLFAGGRDGGHPIVAPFARTAALIWNVPREVAPLSAAPGGPFTVTPLMVTLPQRPTWLEDEQLDSPNQALQDMVENDALRARKRLTGSPRTVAVAVAEGGAPPNPMNPHGGGGEQTPRAVVFANSEMFSNAAQRPRGGGTPATHELMSASLDWLRGKPPIAPGTEKVYQTFELPPGETLNSTRLYLLPIGLALLSIAGLGAGVWVIRRK, from the coding sequence ATGAGCGCCGACCCGACCCTGCCGCCCGCCGCCGCCCGCCCCGGAGTGCTCGTCGAGTTCGTCCGCACCGAGCGGGCCAACTCGGCGTACGCGCTGCTCGTGCTGGCGGCCGCGTTCCTGGCCGGGGCCGTGTACTACGCCACCCAGGCGACCAAGGCCGGCGCCGCGCCGGAAACCCCGGCGGTGGACCCGCTCAACCCCGACGCCCCGCCGCCGCCGCCGCCCGAGGTCGACAACCCGAAGAAGGGCGACTACTGGTTCGGCTGCATCGGCCTCGGCGTCGGCTGCCTGATCGCCGCGGGCGCCGGCACCACTCTGCTGGCCCGCGTCCCACCGACCGGCGTCGCCGAGCAGCGGAGCTGGACGCGCGGGTTCGTCCTCGTCGTCGGCGGGCTCCTCGGCCTCACCGGGTTTCTCCTCGGGATGGCCCTGCTGCTCAAGTGGAACGAGGGGGTGGTGGCGGCCGTCCAGGCCTACGACACCGGCGGCACGGCAACGGCCCGCGCCGGCGCCCGCTGGCTGGTGATGCTCGTCATCGGCATGATCATCGCCATCGGCGTGGTGTTCCTCGCCATCCAGCCGGCCCGCGCCGAGGAGCGGAACAACCAGACGCTCCGCCGCCTCGTGTACGGCGGCAACCTCGTCCTCACCACGCTGCTGCTGTTCGGCTCGCTGCTCGTGCTGAACGTCGTGTTCGCGCTGAAGGTGCCGAACATGCTCGACACCACCGACAGCGGGTTCTACACGCTGTCGGACGCGACCAAGAAGACGGTCGGCAGCCTGGCCGAGCCGGTCACGGCCTACGTCATCCTGCCGGACGACAACAGCCGCGAGATCAACGACGTCCGCACCCTGATGTACTCGGCCCAGGAGATCGGCGGCGGCAAGTTCACGCCGAAGTTCGTGAGCCCGGTGACCGACAAGGCCGAGTTGCAGAAGCTGCAGGAGAAGTTCACGAAGCTGGACAAGACCGGCGTCGGCGTCCTCCTGGCCGTCGGCGAGGACGGCAAGCGGCACGAGTTCATCCCGGCCACCGACCTGTTCAAGAGCGACTTCCAGCCGGGCGGCGCGCAGAAGGCGTCGTTCGTCGGCGAGGCCATGCTGGTGCAGAAGTTGCGGTTCCTCAGCGACGCCGACGCCCGGCCGGTGGTCTACTTCACCCAGGGTAACGGCGAGCTGGCGCTCGCCGCCGACGCCGGGGCGGGGTTCAGCAAGGCCGAGCGCGAGGCGAGCCAGCTGAAGACGCACCTCGAGTCGTACAGCCTGGACGTGAAGCCGCTCGAACTGGGGACCGGGGCCAAGGCCGCGGTGCCCGCCGACGCCAAGCTGGTGGTCGTGGCCGACCCGATGACCCCGCTGTCGGACGCGGCCGCCAAGGCGCTGAAGGACTTCATGGGCCGCCCCGGCCCGGACGGGAAGAAGACCGGCCTCGTGGTACTGGCCGAGGCCCGGCCCGGGGCCAAGGACCGAAAGATGGCCAAGACCGGCCTCGAAGGGCTGCTCACCGAGTTCAACGTCCGCCTCGGCGAGCAGTTCGTCTACAGCGTGCCGATCCCGCAGTACCAGATCGGGCCGCGCGAGGCGACCGTGCTGTTCGCCGGCGGCCGCGACGGCGGGCACCCGATCGTCGCCCCGTTCGCCCGGACGGCGGCGCTGATCTGGAACGTGCCGCGCGAGGTGGCGCCGCTGTCGGCCGCGCCGGGCGGGCCGTTCACCGTAACCCCGCTGATGGTGACGCTGCCGCAGCGGCCGACGTGGCTGGAGGACGAGCAGCTGGACAGCCCGAACCAGGCGCTCCAGGACATGGTCGAGAACGACGCCCTCCGCGCCCGGAAGCGGCTGACCGGCAGCCCGCGGACGGTGGCCGTGGCCGTGGCCGAGGGCGGCGCCCCGCCGAACCCGATGAACCCGCACGGCGGCGGCGGCGAGCAGACGCCGCGGGCGGTGGTGTTCGCCAACTCCGAGATGTTCTCGAACGCCGCCCAGCGGCCGCGCGGCGGCGGCACCCCGGCGACGCACGAGCTGATGTCGGCGTCGCTGGACTGGCTCCGCGGCAAGCCGCCGATCGCCCCCGGCACGGAGAAGGTTTACCAGACGTTCGAGCTGCCGCCGGGCGAGACGCTGAACTCGACGCGGCTGTACCTGCTGCCGATCGGGCTGGCCCTGCTGTCCATCGCCGGCCTCGGCGCCGGCGTGTGGGTGATCCGCCGGAAGTAG
- a CDS encoding ABC transporter permease yields MSTSTTDPIAPPPAADAVARPAETAPSQSYDEGQSFGRLVGFVGLFGLVLGSVVIITNQAMTPRLFGSGFGYLAAAAGIVLMLYHASRDGEQEVRRLYGLLAAAFLVLGVGASVLKGPIFSTTATKTFGYNLLPWGVTFGALSLVFAIPFVRHETDRRYRDAAILAILAIGALLAVGSIVVGVMKPDTLVGPGVALALLGLAFLCAYMTQVDTSEGIGFQVAFLLGAVGACVAAGAFARSAFPPVLVEGPNAIRRVTGEIDMWKLIPRLVSIGIFLGVAYLGYRAKSLPGWLRGVIGAAGLAAAGVFVMASVKANLLTTSPAPYLVPTGVILIGLGLLYLAVALAICSDNPFVTLTRRELAAFFLSPVGFLVLAGMAAIEWVGYAFFVEQVQSASRRGGLDEPIVSQLFVALIPVIGLLLEVPAITMRLIAEEKKTGSLEVLLTAPVNEWPVVASKFLAAWLFFMLTWVPMGLYLIALRAEGGVPFDYRPLLSFYIALGAQGLAFVGLGLFFSTLTRNQIIAAVLTFAVMILFLATYLVKFSALPFLPPLLQTLLGKLSFIHMWQESLGGRLPLRDVLVFASIGVFSLFLSVKVLEARKWN; encoded by the coding sequence ATGAGCACCAGTACGACCGACCCGATCGCGCCGCCGCCGGCCGCCGACGCCGTCGCCCGCCCCGCCGAGACGGCCCCGTCGCAGAGTTACGACGAGGGGCAGTCGTTCGGCCGGCTGGTCGGCTTCGTCGGCCTGTTCGGCCTCGTCCTCGGCAGCGTCGTCATCATCACCAACCAGGCGATGACGCCGCGGCTGTTCGGCAGCGGGTTCGGCTACCTCGCCGCCGCCGCCGGCATCGTCCTGATGTTGTACCACGCCAGCCGCGACGGCGAACAGGAGGTGCGCCGGCTGTACGGCCTCCTCGCCGCCGCGTTCCTCGTGCTGGGTGTCGGTGCCTCGGTCCTCAAGGGGCCGATCTTCAGCACCACCGCCACCAAGACGTTCGGCTACAACCTGCTCCCGTGGGGCGTGACGTTCGGGGCGCTGAGCCTCGTCTTCGCCATCCCGTTCGTCCGCCACGAGACCGACCGCCGCTACCGCGACGCCGCCATCCTCGCCATACTCGCCATCGGGGCGCTGCTGGCCGTCGGCAGCATCGTCGTCGGCGTGATGAAGCCGGACACTCTCGTGGGCCCCGGGGTGGCGCTGGCCCTGCTCGGGCTCGCCTTCCTCTGCGCCTACATGACGCAGGTGGACACCTCGGAAGGGATCGGGTTCCAGGTGGCGTTTCTGCTCGGGGCCGTCGGCGCGTGCGTGGCGGCGGGGGCGTTCGCCCGGTCGGCCTTCCCGCCGGTGCTGGTCGAGGGGCCGAACGCCATCCGCCGGGTGACCGGCGAGATCGACATGTGGAAGTTGATCCCGCGGCTCGTCAGCATCGGCATCTTCCTCGGCGTGGCGTACCTCGGTTACCGGGCGAAGTCGCTGCCGGGCTGGCTGCGGGGCGTGATCGGCGCCGCCGGCCTCGCCGCCGCCGGCGTGTTCGTCATGGCGTCGGTGAAGGCCAACCTGCTGACCACCAGCCCGGCCCCGTACCTGGTGCCGACCGGCGTCATCCTGATCGGCCTCGGCCTGCTGTACCTGGCGGTCGCGCTGGCCATCTGCTCGGACAACCCGTTCGTCACCCTCACCCGCCGCGAGCTGGCGGCGTTCTTCCTGTCGCCGGTCGGCTTCCTGGTGCTGGCCGGGATGGCGGCGATCGAGTGGGTGGGGTACGCGTTCTTCGTCGAGCAGGTGCAGTCGGCCAGCCGCCGCGGCGGGCTCGACGAGCCGATCGTGTCGCAACTGTTCGTCGCCCTCATCCCGGTGATCGGGCTGCTGCTGGAGGTGCCGGCCATCACCATGCGGCTGATCGCCGAGGAGAAGAAGACGGGGAGCCTGGAGGTGCTGCTGACGGCCCCGGTGAACGAGTGGCCGGTGGTGGCCAGCAAGTTCCTGGCGGCGTGGCTGTTCTTCATGCTCACGTGGGTGCCGATGGGGCTGTACCTGATCGCCCTGCGGGCCGAGGGCGGGGTGCCGTTCGACTACCGGCCGCTGCTCAGCTTCTACATCGCGCTGGGGGCGCAGGGGCTGGCGTTCGTCGGGTTGGGGCTGTTCTTCTCGACGCTGACGCGGAACCAGATCATCGCCGCGGTGCTGACGTTCGCCGTGATGATCCTGTTCCTGGCGACCTACCTGGTGAAGTTCTCGGCCCTGCCGTTCCTCCCGCCGCTGCTCCAGACGCTGCTCGGCAAGCTGTCGTTCATCCACATGTGGCAGGAGTCGCTCGGCGGCCGGCTGCCGCTGCGGGACGTGCTGGTCTTCGCGTCGATCGGCGTGTTCAGCCTGTTCCTGTCGGTGAAGGTGCTGGAAGCCCGGAAGTGGAACTAG
- a CDS encoding ABC transporter ATP-binding protein, whose product MPTPAIQVEHLSKNYGPVLAVNDVSFEVKPGELVGFLGPNGAGKSTTMRILTTFLPASSGYARVAGYDVMYQSMEVRERIGYLPESVPLYPEMRVSEYLSYRARLKSVPRAGRLARLDDLMVRCRIKEVRNRLLGTLSKGYRQRVGLADAMLAAPPVLILDEPTSGLDPIQIQQTLETIKELGGRHTVLLSTHILSEVEKVCERVIIINKGRVKFDNTLASINEQEPTYEFEVRGPAGEVGEFLKAQPEVVAVVAHPVPVGADGVAGFELKSKGGKDVREAMAARLTGKGWGLRHLGLKRASLEDQYTQVVLRQEAAATPAPEPEPTPEPEPAAPPAA is encoded by the coding sequence ATGCCGACGCCCGCGATCCAGGTCGAGCACCTGTCGAAGAACTACGGCCCCGTCCTGGCCGTGAACGACGTGTCGTTCGAGGTGAAGCCCGGCGAGCTGGTCGGCTTCCTCGGGCCGAACGGCGCCGGCAAGTCCACGACGATGCGCATCCTCACCACGTTCCTCCCCGCGTCCAGCGGCTACGCCCGCGTCGCCGGGTACGACGTGATGTACCAGTCGATGGAGGTCCGCGAGCGGATCGGCTACCTCCCCGAGAGCGTGCCGCTGTACCCCGAGATGCGCGTCAGCGAGTACCTCAGCTACCGCGCCCGCCTCAAGAGCGTCCCCCGCGCCGGCCGGCTCGCCCGGCTCGACGACCTCATGGTCCGCTGCCGCATCAAGGAGGTCCGCAACCGCCTCCTCGGCACGCTGTCCAAGGGCTACCGCCAGCGCGTCGGGCTGGCCGACGCCATGCTCGCCGCCCCGCCCGTGCTCATCCTCGACGAGCCGACCAGCGGCCTCGACCCGATCCAGATTCAGCAGACGCTCGAAACCATCAAGGAACTCGGCGGTCGGCACACGGTGCTGCTCTCGACGCACATCCTGTCCGAGGTCGAGAAGGTGTGCGAGCGGGTCATCATCATCAACAAGGGGCGGGTGAAGTTCGACAACACGCTGGCGTCGATCAACGAGCAGGAGCCGACCTACGAGTTTGAGGTCCGCGGGCCGGCCGGCGAGGTCGGCGAGTTCCTGAAGGCCCAGCCGGAGGTGGTGGCCGTGGTGGCGCACCCGGTGCCGGTCGGGGCCGACGGCGTGGCCGGGTTCGAACTGAAGTCGAAGGGCGGCAAGGACGTCCGCGAGGCGATGGCGGCCCGGCTGACCGGCAAGGGGTGGGGCCTGCGCCACCTCGGGCTGAAGCGGGCCAGCCTGGAAGACCAGTACACGCAGGTCGTGTTGCGGCAGGAGGCGGCGGCCACGCCGGCCCCCGAGCCGGAGCCGACTCCGGAGCCGGAGCCGGCCGCGCCCCCCGCGGCGTAA
- a CDS encoding heavy metal translocating P-type ATPase: MADRPTLSLKLLPEPSPAGVIDPVCGMSVDPAHAAGSVSHAGSTYHFCSTHCVAKFRADPAKYLTGPPAADAHGCCGRGAAEAPPAAPGTKYTCPMDPQIVQDGPGTCPLCGMALEPMTPTAGPADDSELRDMTRRLVAAAALTLPVFALAMGPMLPGVSLGHTLTAWGNGLSLALSALVVFVIGWPVFARTWTALRHRTANMFTLIALGTAAAWGVSAAAVLAPSLFPATYADAHGHLPVYFEAAAVIVTLVLLGQVLELRARRSTGDAIRALLGLRPDTARLVHLDGTEEDVPLASVRPGDQVRVRPGGNVPVDGVVHDGSGPVDESMLTGEPVPVMKAPGDRVTGGTRATTGTFVMTATAVGEATVLAKIVALVAAAQRTRAPLQSLADRVAAWFVPAVVLAALVTFAAWAAFGPSLAYAVVNAVAVLVIACPCALGLATPVSVTVGVGRGARAGVLVRTADVLERLATIDTVVVDKTGTLTEGKTALVSVVPAAGFDEKQVVRYAAALEAGSEHPLAAAVVAAARGGALPRPEHFEAVAGQGVRGTLEGADVRVGSAAFIGADPGALAARAEELRREGQTAVFVAVNGTAAGVLGLADPLKPTAAEAVRRLTSAGVRVVMLTGDARATADAVARQVGITEVHASVPPEGKAAVVTELKRAGRRVAMAGDGINDAPALAAADVGIAMGTGTDVAVEAAGVTLVKGDLLGIARARTLGRATVRNIRQNLAFAFAYNLLGVPVAAGVLYPLFGVLLSPMLAAAAMSLSSVSVIGNALRLRVVNLDG, encoded by the coding sequence ATGGCCGACCGCCCCACTCTCTCCTTGAAACTACTCCCCGAACCGTCGCCGGCGGGCGTTATCGACCCCGTGTGCGGCATGTCGGTGGACCCGGCCCACGCCGCCGGCTCCGTGTCGCACGCCGGCTCGACGTACCACTTCTGCTCGACGCACTGCGTGGCGAAGTTCCGCGCCGACCCCGCGAAGTACCTCACCGGCCCGCCCGCGGCGGACGCCCACGGCTGCTGCGGCCGCGGCGCCGCGGAGGCGCCGCCGGCCGCGCCCGGGACGAAGTACACCTGCCCGATGGATCCCCAGATCGTGCAGGACGGCCCGGGGACGTGCCCGCTGTGCGGCATGGCCCTGGAGCCGATGACGCCGACCGCCGGCCCCGCCGACGACTCCGAGCTGCGCGACATGACCCGCCGCCTGGTCGCCGCCGCGGCGCTGACGCTGCCGGTGTTCGCGCTGGCGATGGGGCCGATGCTCCCGGGCGTGTCGCTCGGCCACACGCTGACCGCGTGGGGGAACGGGCTGTCGCTAGCGCTGTCGGCGCTGGTCGTGTTCGTGATCGGGTGGCCGGTGTTCGCGCGGACGTGGACGGCGCTGCGACACCGGACGGCGAACATGTTCACGCTGATCGCGCTCGGCACGGCGGCCGCGTGGGGCGTCAGTGCCGCAGCCGTACTGGCTCCGTCGCTGTTCCCCGCCACCTACGCCGACGCCCACGGCCACCTGCCGGTGTACTTCGAGGCCGCGGCGGTGATCGTGACGCTGGTGCTGCTCGGCCAGGTGCTCGAACTCCGCGCCCGCCGCAGCACCGGCGACGCCATCCGCGCCCTGCTCGGCCTCCGGCCCGACACGGCCCGCCTCGTTCACCTCGACGGCACGGAGGAGGACGTACCGCTGGCGAGCGTCCGGCCCGGTGACCAGGTACGGGTGCGGCCCGGCGGCAACGTGCCGGTGGACGGCGTGGTCCACGACGGCAGCGGCCCGGTGGACGAGTCGATGCTGACGGGCGAACCCGTGCCCGTGATGAAGGCGCCGGGCGACCGCGTGACCGGCGGCACCCGCGCCACCACCGGCACCTTCGTGATGACGGCGACGGCCGTGGGCGAGGCCACGGTGTTGGCGAAGATCGTGGCGCTGGTCGCCGCGGCGCAGCGCACGCGGGCGCCGCTGCAATCGCTGGCCGACCGCGTCGCCGCGTGGTTCGTGCCGGCGGTCGTGCTGGCGGCGCTCGTCACGTTCGCGGCGTGGGCGGCGTTCGGCCCTTCCCTCGCCTACGCCGTGGTGAACGCCGTGGCGGTGCTGGTGATCGCCTGCCCGTGCGCGCTCGGGTTGGCGACGCCGGTGTCGGTGACGGTCGGCGTCGGCCGCGGCGCCCGCGCCGGGGTGCTAGTCCGCACCGCCGACGTGCTGGAGCGGCTGGCGACGATCGACACCGTGGTGGTGGACAAGACCGGCACGCTGACCGAGGGGAAGACGGCGCTCGTGAGCGTCGTCCCCGCCGCGGGCTTCGACGAGAAGCAGGTGGTGCGCTACGCCGCCGCGTTGGAGGCGGGGAGCGAGCACCCCCTGGCAGCCGCCGTTGTTGCCGCCGCTCGCGGCGGTGCACTCCCGCGCCCTGAGCACTTCGAGGCGGTCGCCGGGCAGGGCGTCCGCGGCACCCTCGAGGGCGCCGACGTACGCGTCGGCAGCGCTGCGTTCATCGGCGCCGACCCCGGCGCCCTCGCCGCCCGCGCCGAGGAACTGCGCCGCGAGGGCCAAACCGCCGTCTTCGTCGCCGTGAACGGGACCGCGGCCGGCGTGCTGGGCCTCGCCGACCCGCTGAAGCCGACCGCGGCCGAGGCCGTGCGCCGCCTCACGTCGGCCGGCGTGCGCGTGGTCATGCTCACGGGCGACGCCCGCGCCACCGCCGACGCCGTGGCCCGGCAGGTCGGCATCACCGAGGTTCACGCCTCCGTTCCGCCGGAAGGCAAAGCCGCGGTCGTGACCGAGTTGAAACGCGCCGGCCGGCGGGTGGCGATGGCCGGCGACGGCATCAACGACGCCCCGGCGCTGGCGGCGGCCGACGTCGGAATCGCGATGGGGACCGGCACCGACGTGGCCGTCGAGGCGGCGGGCGTGACGCTGGTGAAGGGCGACCTACTCGGCATCGCCCGCGCCCGCACCCTGGGCCGCGCCACGGTGCGAAACATACGCCAAAACCTGGCGTTCGCGTTCGCCTACAACTTGCTCGGCGTGCCGGTCGCGGCGGGCGTGCTGTACCCGCTGTTCGGCGTGCTGCTGAGCCCGATGCTGGCGGCGGCGGCGATGAGCCTGAGCTCGGTGTCGGTGATCGGGAATGCGCTGAGGTTGCGGGTGGTGAATCTGGACGGCTGA
- a CDS encoding SRPBCC family protein has product MPGFDLTHTVAAPLPVVFDAFTDFASAPKRIPEILRVEMLTPGPVGVGTAFKETRKMFGKECTETMTVSAFEAGKLVELSATSCGAVFTTRFTFEPDGGKTRVSVAFRTKAVSVYAKLFTPLSYLMMGTMKKCVAGDVAKLGAAVEAAPAA; this is encoded by the coding sequence ATGCCCGGGTTCGACCTGACGCACACCGTCGCCGCGCCGCTGCCGGTCGTGTTCGACGCGTTCACCGACTTCGCGAGCGCCCCGAAGCGCATCCCCGAGATCCTCCGCGTCGAGATGTTGACGCCCGGCCCAGTCGGCGTCGGCACGGCGTTCAAGGAGACGCGCAAAATGTTCGGCAAGGAGTGTACCGAGACGATGACGGTGTCGGCGTTCGAGGCGGGGAAGCTGGTCGAGTTGTCGGCGACGAGTTGCGGGGCGGTGTTCACGACGCGGTTCACGTTCGAGCCGGACGGCGGCAAGACGCGGGTGTCGGTGGCGTTCCGGACGAAGGCGGTGTCCGTGTACGCGAAGCTGTTCACGCCGCTGTCGTACCTGATGATGGGGACGATGAAGAAGTGCGTGGCCGGCGACGTGGCGAAGCTCGGCGCCGCGGTCGAGGCGGCGCCGGCGGCGTGA
- a CDS encoding Uma2 family endonuclease produces MSTAEVQTPPPKALPKDPYDHDWYEIVDGVRVELPPISTESTGIATILTLALGNYGMGRNVGMPYTEMLIKLPINRDRSRKPDVIFVPFTTWARGRRLPDTAAWDIVPDLCVEVVSPTDRAGDLNNKIEEYLEAGVRQVWVVYPETAVVDVYEPSSAARRLTRADTLDGGTVLPGFTLPLAELLWDPTPAAFESDE; encoded by the coding sequence ATGAGCACGGCCGAGGTGCAGACCCCGCCGCCGAAGGCGTTGCCGAAAGACCCCTACGACCACGATTGGTACGAGATCGTCGACGGCGTACGCGTGGAACTCCCGCCCATAAGTACGGAATCGACCGGCATCGCCACCATTTTGACACTCGCCCTCGGCAACTACGGAATGGGTCGGAACGTAGGGATGCCGTACACGGAGATGCTCATCAAGCTCCCGATCAACCGCGACCGGAGCCGCAAGCCGGACGTGATCTTCGTCCCGTTCACCACCTGGGCGCGTGGCCGGCGGCTGCCCGACACCGCCGCCTGGGACATCGTCCCCGACCTGTGCGTCGAGGTGGTGAGCCCGACCGACCGGGCCGGCGACCTCAACAACAAGATCGAGGAGTACCTGGAAGCCGGCGTGCGACAGGTGTGGGTCGTGTACCCGGAAACGGCGGTGGTAGACGTCTACGAACCCAGCAGCGCCGCCCGCCGGCTCACGCGCGCCGACACGCTCGACGGCGGCACCGTGCTGCCCGGATTCACGCTGCCACTCGCCGAGTTGCTCTGGGATCCGACGCCGGCGGCGTTCGAGTCGGACGAGTGA